A genomic stretch from Halalkalibacillus sediminis includes:
- a CDS encoding undecaprenyl-diphosphate phosphatase has product MNELIEILKFLFLGIFQGFTEPLPISSSGHLLMARSLMEIKLPLTFEGFINFGSLIAVIAVYRKDLYNLALNGSQFLFQRKKEHQHEFQYLLLLFIATIPAGVLGLLFEDFISSLLEERLSIVGITLILTGLALWIIRNLQGFKDDRDITYKDAVIVGFAQAVALFPGISRSGATIVAAMLLNMKRSSALRFSFLMYIPVSIGTMIFAVEDIIGDEAVRGQLTLYIIALVGAIFASYFALLLFINVMKSGNLKYFAFYCWIVGLLAFILL; this is encoded by the coding sequence ATGAATGAATTGATAGAGATTCTAAAATTTCTTTTCTTAGGAATATTTCAAGGATTCACAGAACCGTTGCCTATATCCTCAAGTGGACACTTGTTGATGGCTAGATCATTGATGGAAATCAAACTTCCTTTAACTTTCGAAGGATTCATCAACTTCGGTTCACTTATCGCAGTCATCGCTGTTTATCGAAAAGATTTGTACAACTTAGCGTTGAATGGTTCTCAATTTCTCTTCCAACGAAAAAAAGAACACCAGCACGAGTTTCAATATTTACTTCTTTTATTCATAGCGACGATTCCCGCAGGGGTTTTAGGTTTGTTGTTTGAGGATTTCATCAGCAGTCTGCTTGAAGAAAGGTTAAGTATTGTTGGAATTACTTTAATACTGACAGGGCTAGCTTTGTGGATTATCCGTAACCTTCAAGGTTTCAAAGACGACCGCGATATCACATATAAGGATGCTGTTATCGTTGGATTTGCCCAAGCTGTCGCATTGTTCCCGGGCATTAGCAGATCTGGAGCGACGATCGTTGCGGCTATGCTACTGAATATGAAAAGATCCAGTGCTTTAAGATTTTCTTTCTTAATGTACATCCCCGTTAGCATAGGAACAATGATATTCGCTGTGGAAGACATTATTGGAGATGAAGCAGTTAGAGGGCAATTAACGCTTTATATCATAGCACTAGTGGGAGCGATCTTCGCTTCATATTTCGCTTTATTGCTATTTATTAACGTCATGAAGTCTGGTAACTTGAAGTATTTCGCTTTCTATTGCTGGATTGTAGGTTTACTAGCATTTATCTTGTTATAG
- a CDS encoding putative glycoside hydrolase encodes MSDRKYIFSSLLGLLLISLFVVINPVFADEEESKEEKFTVNFHSEFETNIQQIELPDPVPRFVYDSGVSFEYPEAVRGIYLTGHTAGGSRFDDMIGYVNETELNAMVIDVKEDNGNIMYKMDENSLYHDISKNVIKDPRGMIERLEEEQIYPIARVVVFKDTSLAHERPEWSFTKNGEVWKNGRGEAFVNPFVKEVWDYNVEIAKHAAELGFQEIQFDYVRFPEGFEHRDEELEYSRGEYDDADLNNAKERVKAVTDFVEYARNELEPYDIDVSVDIFGYSATLEEAPGIGQNFLKISNNVDVISSMIYPSHWTPYFGIDMPDKEPYRLVDEYSKVENEVLSQLEDGPTSRPWLQDFSAPWLYPAGQTFTYGKNEVQAQIDALYDNGIYEYLLWNPVNRYTEGVDYDPSN; translated from the coding sequence ATGTCAGATAGAAAATACATATTTAGTTCACTGTTGGGATTATTGTTAATTAGTTTGTTTGTGGTAATCAATCCGGTTTTTGCGGATGAAGAAGAATCAAAGGAAGAAAAATTCACAGTTAATTTTCATTCTGAGTTTGAAACCAATATTCAACAGATTGAATTGCCAGATCCTGTCCCTAGGTTTGTCTATGACTCAGGAGTGTCATTTGAATATCCAGAAGCCGTCAGAGGAATCTATCTCACTGGACACACAGCTGGTGGATCAAGGTTCGACGATATGATCGGATATGTGAATGAAACAGAATTGAACGCAATGGTAATCGATGTGAAAGAGGATAATGGGAATATCATGTATAAAATGGACGAAAACTCCTTATACCATGATATTTCAAAAAATGTTATTAAGGATCCTCGTGGAATGATTGAAAGATTAGAAGAAGAACAGATCTATCCTATAGCAAGAGTAGTTGTGTTCAAAGATACAAGTCTTGCACATGAACGCCCTGAATGGTCATTTACAAAGAATGGCGAAGTATGGAAGAACGGTAGAGGAGAAGCATTCGTCAACCCGTTCGTAAAAGAAGTATGGGATTATAACGTAGAAATCGCTAAACATGCTGCAGAGCTAGGTTTTCAGGAGATCCAGTTCGACTATGTCAGGTTCCCTGAAGGATTCGAGCATCGCGATGAGGAACTGGAATATAGTCGTGGTGAATATGATGATGCGGACTTAAACAATGCTAAAGAACGTGTTAAAGCAGTTACTGATTTCGTTGAATATGCTAGAAATGAATTAGAACCATATGATATCGATGTCTCAGTGGATATCTTCGGTTATTCGGCAACACTTGAAGAAGCCCCTGGGATTGGGCAGAACTTCCTGAAAATTTCAAATAATGTTGATGTAATCTCCTCAATGATCTACCCAAGTCATTGGACACCTTATTTTGGAATAGATATGCCAGACAAAGAACCTTATAGACTGGTGGATGAATACTCTAAAGTAGAAAACGAAGTGTTAAGCCAACTAGAAGATGGACCAACATCACGACCTTGGCTGCAAGACTTTTCAGCACCTTGGCTTTATCCTGCTGGCCAAACATTCACTTATGGAAAAAATGAAGTCCAGGCTCAGATTGACGCATTATATGATAACGGAATTTATGAATACCTTCTTTGGAACCCAGTGAACAGGTATACAGAAGGTGTAGACTATGACCCGAGTAATTAA
- the yjfP gene encoding esterase — protein MIAIEQEHIENIPTLVIHPNESRKEQLPVVIYFHGFTSAKEQNLAQAYMLANEGFRVLLPDSYHHGDRRETEDVNKIQFDFWKIVSQNLEDLLRMKTWLEQQQLLHKGRIGIAGTSMGGITVSAALTKFEWVRSAGIMMGTTKLVEMAQYLLKGIESQGIEIPLTENEISEQLKGLESIDLSNQLDRLNNRPLFVWHGEADQVVPFEHSKTFAEQMKNSYPENEFKFISEPNRDHKVSREAMLLLRDWFKRHL, from the coding sequence ATGATAGCAATCGAGCAAGAACATATAGAAAATATCCCGACTCTCGTCATTCATCCAAATGAAAGTCGCAAGGAACAGTTACCAGTTGTCATATACTTTCATGGTTTCACGAGTGCAAAGGAACAGAATCTAGCCCAGGCATATATGCTTGCAAACGAAGGTTTCCGCGTTTTATTACCAGATAGTTATCATCATGGAGATAGACGTGAAACTGAAGATGTAAACAAAATTCAATTCGATTTCTGGAAAATCGTCTCTCAAAATTTAGAGGATTTATTAAGAATGAAAACCTGGCTGGAACAGCAACAACTTTTACATAAAGGACGGATAGGAATAGCTGGAACGAGCATGGGAGGCATCACTGTCTCAGCCGCACTGACGAAATTTGAATGGGTGAGATCTGCCGGTATCATGATGGGTACGACCAAACTTGTGGAAATGGCTCAGTACCTTCTCAAAGGAATTGAATCTCAAGGGATTGAAATTCCACTAACTGAGAATGAAATTAGTGAACAATTAAAAGGACTTGAATCAATCGATTTATCTAACCAATTGGATCGCTTGAACAATAGGCCACTTTTCGTTTGGCATGGTGAGGCTGATCAGGTCGTTCCGTTTGAACACTCAAAAACATTCGCTGAACAGATGAAAAACTCATATCCAGAAAACGAATTCAAGTTTATTTCAGAGCCTAACCGTGACCATAAAGTAAGCCGGGAAGCTATGCTATTATTGAGGGATTGGTTTAAAAGACATTTATAA
- the trpS gene encoding tryptophan--tRNA ligase, which translates to MTKRLFSGIQPSGTLTIGNYLGAMKQFPELQEEYESYLCIVDYHAITVPQDRLKLREQIRSLAAFYLACGVDPKKSTLFIQSEVSAHAELAWMLQCVASIGELERMTQFKDKSTGKESVTAGLLTYPPLMAADILLYGTEVVPVGDDQKQHLELTRNVAERFNKRYNDIFTIPDIRVQEVGARIMSLQNPEKKMSKSDDNQKATIFMLDEPKKIEKKIKSAVTDSEGIIEYNKEEKPGITNLINIYSGFSGLTVNEIVSQYEGKGYGVFKQDLADLVVEKLKPIQDRYFELYESEELDDILDEGAEKADAVASKTLRKAKKAMGIGRVHLKRR; encoded by the coding sequence ATGACTAAAAGACTATTTTCTGGTATTCAACCATCAGGGACTTTAACGATTGGAAATTACTTAGGAGCAATGAAGCAATTTCCAGAATTACAGGAAGAATACGAAAGCTACTTATGTATCGTAGACTATCATGCAATTACGGTTCCTCAGGATCGTTTGAAGTTACGTGAACAAATACGTTCGTTGGCAGCTTTCTATTTAGCTTGTGGAGTCGATCCAAAAAAATCAACACTATTTATTCAATCTGAAGTAAGTGCTCATGCTGAACTGGCTTGGATGTTACAGTGTGTAGCCTCAATCGGTGAACTGGAGAGAATGACACAGTTCAAAGATAAATCCACTGGAAAAGAGTCTGTTACAGCTGGTTTATTGACCTATCCACCGTTAATGGCAGCGGATATTTTATTATACGGCACAGAAGTAGTTCCAGTAGGTGATGATCAGAAACAACATCTTGAGTTGACTAGAAACGTTGCTGAGAGGTTCAATAAGCGTTACAACGACATTTTCACAATTCCAGATATCCGTGTCCAGGAAGTGGGAGCGAGGATCATGTCGCTACAAAACCCTGAGAAGAAAATGAGCAAATCTGATGACAACCAAAAAGCGACGATATTCATGCTTGATGAGCCTAAAAAAATTGAAAAGAAAATAAAAAGTGCTGTGACTGATTCTGAAGGGATTATTGAATACAACAAAGAAGAAAAACCAGGTATTACGAATTTGATTAATATCTATTCCGGATTTTCTGGCTTAACTGTAAATGAAATTGTAAGTCAATATGAAGGAAAAGGTTATGGAGTATTCAAACAGGATCTTGCTGATTTAGTTGTTGAAAAATTAAAACCTATCCAAGATCGTTATTTTGAATTATACGAATCTGAAGAACTAGATGATATTTTAGATGAAGGCGCTGAAAAAGCAGATGCTGTTGCATCTAAAACACTTCGCAAAGCGAAGAAGGCTATGGGAATCGGTCGTGTTCATCTTAAAAGAAGATAA
- the spxA gene encoding transcriptional regulator SpxA produces the protein MVTLFTSPSCTSCRKARAWLEEHEIPFTERNIFSDTLSVDEIKEILRMTEDGTDEIISTRSKVFQSLDVSLDQMPLKDLIDLIQQNPGLLRRPIILDDKRLQVGYNEDEIRRFLPRKVRSFQLKEAQRLVN, from the coding sequence ATGGTAACACTATTTACATCACCAAGCTGTACATCTTGTAGGAAAGCGCGAGCGTGGTTAGAAGAACACGAAATCCCGTTTACTGAACGAAACATTTTTTCAGACACATTATCTGTGGATGAAATTAAAGAAATCTTACGGATGACTGAAGATGGAACAGATGAGATTATCTCAACACGTTCCAAAGTCTTTCAATCCCTTGATGTTAGTCTAGATCAGATGCCTCTTAAAGATTTAATTGACTTAATCCAACAAAATCCTGGGTTATTGAGACGCCCGATCATCCTCGATGATAAACGTCTACAAGTGGGTTATAATGAGGACGAGATCCGTCGCTTTTTACCAAGGAAAGTCCGCTCTTTCCAGTTGAAAGAAGCACAGCGTTTAGTTAATTAA
- the fabF gene encoding beta-ketoacyl-ACP synthase II encodes MTKRRVVVTGMGVISPVGNELDEMWNNIVAGKSGISELTKVNKDEFPTKIAGEIKDFDASLYMEKKDARKMDPFTQYAVAASKMAIEDAKLNIDENLAPRTGVWIGSGIGGMTTYEEQFHKFLKKGHRRVSPFFIPMLIPDMASGQVSIMFGAKGINSCTVTACASGTNSIGDAFKVIERGDADIMITGGTEAPLNSMSFAGFTSAGALSKNEDAEKASRPFDKNRDGFVMGEGAGVVILESLESAQKRGAHIYAEIVGYGSTGDAHHITAPAPEGEGAARAMQQAIDDSELSPEDITYINAHGTSTEYNDMFETEAVKSVFKDHAYKLAMSSTKSMTGHLLGAAGGIEAIITIKAIEDGILPPTTNYETPDEACDLDYVVNEHRKKETNVAMSNSLGFGGHNASLVFKKFEE; translated from the coding sequence ATGACAAAAAGACGAGTAGTTGTCACTGGAATGGGAGTTATATCACCAGTAGGTAATGAACTTGATGAAATGTGGAATAATATCGTCGCAGGTAAGAGCGGTATAAGTGAACTGACTAAAGTTAATAAAGATGAATTTCCTACGAAAATCGCTGGAGAAATTAAAGACTTTGATGCTTCATTATATATGGAAAAGAAAGATGCACGTAAAATGGATCCGTTTACTCAATATGCGGTTGCCGCATCCAAAATGGCAATCGAAGATGCTAAATTAAATATTGATGAAAATCTCGCGCCACGTACAGGTGTTTGGATTGGGTCCGGAATTGGTGGAATGACCACATACGAGGAGCAATTTCATAAATTTTTGAAAAAAGGTCACCGTAGGGTCAGCCCATTCTTTATTCCAATGCTTATTCCTGATATGGCATCTGGACAAGTTTCGATCATGTTTGGTGCAAAGGGTATTAATTCATGTACAGTAACTGCATGTGCTTCCGGTACCAACTCAATCGGGGATGCTTTTAAAGTGATTGAGCGAGGAGATGCAGACATAATGATCACAGGTGGAACTGAAGCTCCACTTAATTCAATGTCTTTCGCAGGTTTCACATCTGCAGGAGCATTGTCCAAGAATGAAGATGCAGAGAAAGCTAGTCGTCCATTTGATAAAAATCGTGATGGCTTCGTGATGGGCGAAGGAGCTGGGGTTGTTATCCTAGAATCACTAGAATCAGCTCAAAAACGTGGAGCTCATATTTACGCAGAAATTGTTGGTTATGGCTCTACAGGGGATGCTCACCATATCACCGCTCCAGCACCGGAAGGAGAAGGGGCAGCCCGTGCGATGCAACAAGCTATTGATGACTCGGAACTGAGCCCTGAAGATATCACTTACATTAATGCACATGGTACAAGTACAGAGTATAATGATATGTTTGAAACAGAAGCAGTTAAATCAGTATTTAAAGATCATGCTTATAAGCTTGCAATGAGCTCGACTAAATCTATGACAGGCCACTTATTAGGTGCTGCAGGTGGTATTGAGGCGATAATTACCATCAAGGCGATTGAAGATGGAATTTTGCCACCAACTACCAATTACGAGACTCCAGATGAAGCATGTGATTTGGATTATGTCGTGAATGAGCATCGTAAAAAAGAAACAAATGTAGCTATGAGTAACTCCTTAGGCTTCGGAGGCCACAATGCTTCGTTAGTATTCAAGAAATTCGAAGAATAG
- a CDS encoding BMP family ABC transporter substrate-binding protein — translation MKNLAVVLLAALLLSGCNEWFDRGQLENVGLILEGTIHDETWGQGAYLGLLNIKEEENVSVLFRENIVGSRSTDEVVEDFDRQGVNLIFGHGSKFGAYFNDLNEYYPDIHFVYFNGNNFGRNITSLQFEGYEMGYFAGVMAGETTETDHLGILAAFPNQPEVEGFFEGVKSVDRSLKVTIKYVNDWYDQQRAMMFFQQMVEQDVDVVYPAGDGFNVPIIHEASKLGIHAIGYINDQKEIDPDTVITSTVQDLENLYLDIAQKYDKNELPTGIMRIGFEDEFVYLGSYGDDVPVRVQDHVNELIEKYIETGQLPK, via the coding sequence TTGAAAAATCTAGCTGTAGTTCTCTTGGCTGCTCTACTACTTTCAGGGTGTAATGAATGGTTTGATCGAGGACAACTTGAAAATGTGGGTCTGATCCTAGAAGGGACAATCCATGATGAAACATGGGGGCAAGGTGCTTATTTAGGTTTGTTGAATATTAAAGAAGAGGAAAATGTAAGTGTTTTGTTCCGAGAAAATATTGTTGGCTCACGGTCTACAGATGAAGTGGTGGAAGATTTTGATCGCCAAGGGGTTAATCTGATATTTGGGCATGGTTCAAAGTTCGGTGCCTATTTTAATGATTTAAACGAATATTATCCTGACATCCATTTCGTCTATTTCAATGGAAATAATTTTGGTCGAAATATTACAAGTCTTCAATTTGAAGGCTATGAAATGGGATACTTTGCTGGCGTCATGGCCGGAGAAACTACTGAGACAGACCATTTGGGGATTCTTGCTGCCTTTCCTAACCAACCTGAGGTGGAGGGCTTCTTTGAAGGTGTCAAATCAGTAGATCGTTCATTAAAAGTGACGATTAAGTATGTCAATGATTGGTATGATCAGCAAAGAGCAATGATGTTTTTTCAACAAATGGTTGAACAAGATGTGGATGTCGTTTATCCAGCTGGGGATGGCTTCAATGTGCCAATTATCCACGAAGCTAGTAAACTGGGTATCCACGCTATCGGATACATAAACGATCAAAAGGAGATCGATCCCGATACAGTTATCACTTCAACAGTTCAAGATTTAGAAAACCTTTATCTTGATATTGCCCAAAAATACGATAAAAATGAGTTGCCTACTGGAATTATGCGAATTGGTTTCGAGGATGAGTTTGTTTATCTAGGCTCTTATGGAGATGATGTTCCGGTCCGAGTTCAAGATCACGTAAATGAATTAATAGAAAAGTATATTGAAACTGGTCAACTTCCTAAATAG
- a CDS encoding GNAT family N-acetyltransferase, translated as MNWYEKLNKYFPVEEMKSQEHMEMLLKEKGDVYHKDEGKYHVLMYAEFETFIFIDYVYVSNEARGQGIGHRILDKLKEKGKPIILEVEPVDYEDTDTAKRLKFYQREDFKHAQSIGYSRKSLATDEVNTMEILYWTPEESTEEEIYEKMKKMYEQIHTYKDEEFYGKCYQPVEEVLKIDKDRESDLFKELKKPKEI; from the coding sequence ATGAATTGGTATGAGAAGCTTAATAAGTACTTTCCTGTGGAGGAAATGAAGTCACAAGAACACATGGAGATGCTGCTAAAAGAAAAAGGCGATGTGTACCACAAGGACGAAGGTAAATATCACGTACTAATGTATGCTGAATTTGAGACATTCATCTTTATTGATTATGTATATGTATCCAATGAGGCTCGAGGTCAAGGTATCGGCCACAGAATACTCGACAAACTCAAAGAAAAAGGTAAACCAATCATCTTAGAAGTAGAGCCAGTGGATTACGAAGATACCGATACTGCTAAAAGGTTGAAATTTTATCAGAGAGAAGACTTTAAACATGCACAATCAATCGGTTATTCAAGAAAATCATTGGCAACAGATGAAGTAAACACAATGGAGATCCTTTATTGGACACCTGAAGAGTCCACTGAAGAAGAAATCTATGAAAAAATGAAGAAAATGTATGAACAGATCCACACGTACAAAGACGAAGAGTTTTACGGAAAATGTTATCAACCAGTCGAAGAAGTATTGAAAATTGATAAAGACCGTGAGTCTGATTTATTTAAAGAACTGAAGAAACCTAAAGAGATCTAA
- a CDS encoding LCP family protein has translation MENNRTKRRKRQRRRKRKLFISSILVVFFSIIIFGIYEYWDGKNQAEEDIEKYQDTEQSEDFENNFQGNEPTDEKTNVLILGSDQDQHGISRTDTIMIGQYNTNENSAKLVSIMRDTYVDIPGEGYNKINAAYAIGGPELLRKTIEENFGIEINYYSIVNFRGFEQIVDTIAPDGVEIDIEKRMYYETKDVTIDLYPGEQKLDGEQLLDYARFRADKDNDFGRVARQQHVMSLLKEEMTSFTGVINLPRAVGTLQPYIDTNMETSKIISLAGDYFMDTPDQIETLRIPIEPYGESYWNENHSHAGAVLEIDEQLNREALQEFLDAE, from the coding sequence ATGGAGAATAATCGAACAAAGAGAAGAAAAAGACAGCGTAGAAGGAAAAGAAAACTCTTTATTTCTTCTATCTTAGTTGTATTTTTCAGTATTATCATTTTTGGGATTTACGAATACTGGGATGGAAAAAATCAAGCTGAAGAAGATATTGAGAAGTACCAAGATACAGAGCAAAGTGAGGACTTCGAAAATAACTTTCAAGGCAATGAGCCTACTGATGAAAAAACGAATGTTTTGATTCTTGGGTCTGACCAGGATCAGCATGGTATATCTAGAACTGATACAATTATGATCGGTCAATATAACACGAATGAAAATTCTGCTAAGTTAGTATCAATCATGCGCGATACGTATGTAGATATTCCAGGTGAAGGCTACAATAAAATTAATGCAGCATATGCTATTGGTGGACCTGAACTACTACGTAAGACAATCGAAGAAAATTTTGGTATAGAAATTAACTATTATTCCATTGTCAATTTCCGTGGATTTGAACAGATTGTTGATACGATAGCTCCAGATGGAGTAGAAATTGATATTGAGAAAAGGATGTATTATGAGACTAAGGATGTAACGATTGATTTATATCCTGGCGAACAAAAGTTGGATGGTGAACAGCTACTTGATTATGCTCGTTTCCGAGCAGATAAAGACAATGATTTCGGGAGAGTTGCAAGACAACAACATGTAATGTCTCTCCTTAAAGAAGAGATGACCTCCTTTACAGGTGTGATTAATCTACCTCGAGCTGTTGGTACACTGCAACCATATATTGATACCAATATGGAAACTAGCAAGATTATATCATTAGCTGGAGACTATTTTATGGATACTCCTGATCAAATTGAAACGTTAAGAATTCCTATAGAGCCCTATGGTGAATCTTATTGGAATGAAAATCATTCGCATGCTGGTGCCGTGTTAGAAATAGACGAACAATTGAACCGAGAAGCTTTACAAGAGTTTCTAGATGCTGAATAA
- a CDS encoding beta-ketoacyl-ACP synthase III: protein MKAGIIGTGHYVPDNVYTNHDMEKIVDTTDEWIRTRTGIEERRFAPDHINTSDMAYEAAKGAIEESGISADEIDMILVATVTSDMGFPSVACQIQERLKAFNASAMDISAACAGFMYGLITAKQFIETGVQKNVLVVGVEKLTKITNFKDRNTCVLFGDGAGAAIVSTVSEEKGILSFELGSDGTGIPHLHQTDEDHIYMNGREVFKFAVRQMGDSALNVVNKIGLSKNDVDYLIPHQANIRIMEAAREKLDIPVEKMSKSIHKYGNTSAASIPIALSEDVKAGKIKDNDLVVLVGFGGGLTWGAVALKWGK, encoded by the coding sequence ATGAAAGCGGGAATCATAGGAACTGGTCATTACGTTCCTGATAATGTCTATACGAATCATGACATGGAGAAAATAGTTGATACCACGGATGAGTGGATTCGTACACGAACTGGTATAGAGGAGAGACGCTTTGCGCCAGATCATATAAATACTTCTGATATGGCATATGAAGCGGCTAAAGGTGCAATCGAAGAATCCGGTATATCTGCGGATGAAATCGATATGATTCTGGTTGCTACAGTAACAAGTGATATGGGCTTTCCATCTGTTGCTTGTCAAATACAAGAAAGATTGAAAGCTTTCAATGCTTCTGCAATGGATATCAGCGCAGCCTGTGCCGGTTTCATGTATGGATTGATTACTGCGAAACAATTTATTGAAACTGGAGTTCAGAAAAATGTTCTTGTAGTAGGTGTTGAAAAGCTAACTAAAATTACGAATTTCAAAGACCGTAATACATGTGTTCTTTTTGGTGATGGGGCAGGGGCCGCAATCGTAAGCACTGTATCTGAAGAGAAGGGGATCCTATCATTTGAATTAGGTTCTGATGGAACCGGGATTCCTCATTTACACCAAACCGACGAAGATCATATTTATATGAATGGTCGAGAAGTGTTCAAGTTCGCAGTAAGACAAATGGGTGATTCCGCATTGAATGTGGTGAACAAGATTGGTCTATCCAAAAATGATGTAGACTATTTGATTCCACATCAAGCAAACATCCGAATTATGGAAGCTGCAAGAGAGAAACTCGATATTCCTGTTGAGAAAATGTCCAAATCAATTCATAAATACGGCAACACTTCCGCAGCATCGATTCCGATTGCATTGTCGGAAGACGTTAAAGCGGGTAAGATAAAAGATAATGATTTAGTCGTATTAGTTGGTTTTGGTGGCGGATTGACTTGGGGCGCTGTCGCCCTTAAATGGGGAAAGTAA
- a CDS encoding metal-sulfur cluster assembly factor, producing the protein MDKALEENLWGALENVIDPELGIDIVNLGLVYGVDLDENGLATVTMTLTAMGCPLAGHIESDVKRALSDIPEVEETEVNIVWNPPWTKERMSRYAKIALGIPD; encoded by the coding sequence ATGGATAAAGCGTTAGAGGAAAACCTCTGGGGAGCGCTTGAAAATGTTATTGACCCTGAATTAGGAATCGATATTGTTAATTTAGGTTTAGTATATGGAGTCGATTTGGATGAAAATGGCTTAGCAACAGTAACAATGACACTAACAGCAATGGGTTGCCCGTTAGCGGGTCACATCGAATCAGACGTCAAGCGTGCACTTTCCGATATTCCTGAAGTTGAAGAAACAGAAGTGAACATCGTTTGGAATCCGCCATGGACGAAGGAACGCATGTCACGTTATGCAAAAATAGCACTTGGAATTCCGGATTAA
- a CDS encoding DUF3603 family protein, which produces MMYVHDIWVNWFEGEENGYNVCHFHEWRKTDSIELLDQVPVAHIKPNLFDYIENDMQEIPKRLLDSVYQRAYLKKNHKRVPLDYSFVMTDGEHTLVIDTLGYEIPVRKSRLVPRQERLVLDLVKGKTPTSFSLPLRKQKKKHHLLSLQPVFMVGLTRKERHLKHLMMLMLDQLEQNQRIDELRYWLTEWKPEAYEHIQQMSFKEGFQILIEEIKLGWGQRHEDICYKMAKGQPFFERLWEMEHHTKNMIKK; this is translated from the coding sequence ATGATGTATGTTCATGATATCTGGGTGAATTGGTTCGAGGGAGAAGAGAATGGATATAATGTGTGTCATTTTCATGAGTGGCGTAAAACGGATTCCATCGAACTTTTAGACCAAGTTCCAGTTGCTCATATAAAGCCTAATTTATTCGATTACATAGAGAATGATATGCAAGAAATTCCTAAGCGGCTTCTTGATTCTGTTTATCAAAGAGCTTATTTGAAAAAGAATCATAAACGTGTTCCTCTCGACTATTCCTTTGTAATGACAGATGGGGAACATACATTAGTAATTGATACATTGGGTTATGAAATACCTGTCAGAAAGAGTCGGCTTGTCCCACGTCAAGAAAGGTTAGTTTTAGACTTAGTTAAAGGAAAGACTCCTACCTCATTCTCTTTACCCTTACGTAAACAAAAGAAAAAACATCATTTATTATCTTTGCAGCCAGTATTTATGGTGGGTCTTACTCGGAAAGAAAGGCACCTTAAGCATTTGATGATGCTTATGTTGGATCAACTTGAGCAAAATCAAAGAATAGATGAATTAAGGTATTGGTTGACTGAATGGAAACCGGAAGCGTATGAACACATACAACAGATGAGCTTTAAAGAAGGGTTTCAAATCCTGATTGAAGAGATAAAATTGGGGTGGGGCCAACGTCATGAAGATATATGCTACAAGATGGCTAAGGGTCAACCATTTTTCGAACGACTCTGGGAAATGGAACATCATACAAAGAATATGATTAAAAAATGA
- a CDS encoding YjzD family protein encodes MRLFWTAFWSFLLSFMIVYVISAMNEGTFSVVSGVVMASAFTVVAILLSEVIITDDAAE; translated from the coding sequence ATGCGTTTATTTTGGACGGCTTTTTGGAGCTTTTTATTAAGTTTTATGATTGTATATGTAATTTCTGCAATGAACGAAGGAACATTTAGTGTAGTTAGTGGCGTAGTAATGGCAAGTGCCTTCACAGTAGTTGCAATATTATTAAGTGAAGTGATCATTACGGATGATGCTGCCGAATAA